The following coding sequences are from one Halorubrum sp. BOL3-1 window:
- a CDS encoding methyl-accepting chemotaxis protein, protein MSETATGVETGEPDGVAESTREVIRYTPDGTSMPKDMWKPRHRNILILTVIQVPALIAMGLYSGTESITGAQIPATPTWMLGAFVTVILATAGLAGWSRLARRRRTVLAAFSLMTVSMALVKLSGGYIEAHFSFFVFVGVLALYEDWLPFAVGVAYVGVGHGAFSLIDSSLVYNHTAAIENPVIWGGIHAFFVLGLVGALMVNWYSIEKSREAAREQLELAERKQSEIQDVEAAKAEVEQRREEVERLNSHLETKADDYSAAMDRAADGDLTVRLDADSESEAMTQIGAAFNGMMDDIDEAMGEVRSFARDVSTASENTVRGVETASDRSEAVGRSVTEIADGADDQREMLRQVSDEMNDLSATIEEVASSTQTVVEAAEQTADIADDGEETAETAIERVEESREALDSAARTVEQLDDRMEDIGEIVDLIGDIAEQTNLLALNANIEAARAGGSGGGSDGFAVVADEVKQLAEETQDAATEIEELIGATQSQTEGTVRAVRSAEENIAAGATAVEDAADAFSQVSDNAMETDERIREISRATDDQAASTEETVSMAEEVAEISQSTADEADAVAEAADEQLTAMSDATAEAESLAEQAERLGSLVRGFDVSGDDVDPAAGSDPTVAVGDGGQPE, encoded by the coding sequence GGCGTTGATCGCCATGGGGCTGTACAGCGGGACCGAATCGATCACCGGGGCGCAGATCCCCGCGACGCCGACGTGGATGCTCGGCGCGTTCGTCACCGTCATCCTCGCCACCGCCGGGTTAGCGGGCTGGTCGCGGCTCGCCCGCCGCCGGCGGACGGTGCTCGCTGCGTTCAGCCTCATGACCGTCTCGATGGCGCTGGTGAAGCTGTCCGGCGGATACATCGAGGCGCACTTCAGCTTCTTCGTGTTCGTCGGGGTGCTCGCGCTGTACGAGGACTGGCTCCCGTTCGCCGTCGGTGTCGCGTACGTAGGGGTGGGCCACGGGGCGTTCAGCCTGATCGACTCGAGTCTCGTCTACAACCACACCGCCGCGATCGAGAATCCGGTTATCTGGGGCGGCATTCACGCCTTCTTCGTCCTCGGGCTCGTCGGCGCGCTGATGGTCAACTGGTACTCGATCGAGAAGTCGCGGGAGGCGGCGCGCGAGCAGCTCGAACTGGCGGAACGGAAGCAGTCGGAGATACAGGACGTCGAGGCCGCGAAGGCGGAGGTCGAGCAGCGCCGCGAGGAGGTCGAGCGGCTGAACAGTCACCTGGAGACGAAGGCCGACGACTACAGCGCGGCGATGGACCGCGCGGCCGACGGCGACCTGACGGTCCGGCTCGACGCGGACAGCGAGAGCGAGGCGATGACGCAGATCGGCGCGGCGTTCAACGGGATGATGGACGACATCGACGAGGCGATGGGCGAGGTCCGGTCGTTCGCCCGAGACGTGTCGACCGCGAGCGAGAACACGGTCCGCGGCGTCGAGACCGCGAGCGACCGGAGCGAGGCCGTCGGCCGATCGGTCACGGAGATCGCGGACGGCGCCGACGACCAGCGCGAGATGCTCCGACAGGTGTCCGACGAGATGAACGACCTCTCGGCGACGATCGAGGAGGTCGCCTCCTCCACCCAGACCGTGGTCGAGGCGGCCGAGCAGACGGCCGATATCGCGGACGATGGCGAGGAGACCGCGGAGACCGCGATCGAGCGCGTCGAGGAGTCGCGCGAGGCGCTCGACTCCGCCGCGCGGACGGTCGAGCAGCTCGACGACCGGATGGAGGACATCGGCGAGATCGTCGACCTCATCGGCGACATCGCCGAGCAGACGAACCTGCTCGCGCTGAACGCGAACATCGAGGCCGCGCGCGCCGGCGGGAGCGGCGGCGGAAGCGACGGGTTCGCGGTCGTCGCCGACGAGGTGAAACAGCTCGCGGAGGAGACCCAAGACGCCGCCACGGAGATCGAAGAGCTGATCGGCGCCACGCAGTCGCAGACCGAGGGGACGGTGAGAGCCGTCCGGAGCGCGGAGGAGAACATCGCCGCCGGCGCCACTGCGGTCGAGGACGCCGCGGACGCGTTCTCCCAGGTGTCGGACAACGCGATGGAGACCGACGAGAGGATCCGAGAGATCAGCCGCGCCACCGACGACCAGGCCGCCAGCACGGAGGAGACCGTCTCGATGGCCGAGGAGGTCGCGGAGATCAGTCAGTCGACCGCGGATGAGGCCGACGCGGTCGCTGAGGCCGCCGACGAGCAGCTGACCGCGATGAGCGACGCGACGGCGGAGGCCGAGTCGCTCGCGGAGCAGGCCGAGCGGCTCGGGTCGCTCGTCCGCGGCTTCGACGTCTCCGGCGACGACGTCGACCCCGCCGCCGGCTCCGACCCGACCGTCGCGGTCGGTGACGGCGGACAGCCCGAGTGA
- a CDS encoding DUF2240 family protein has product MSLEVAVAAPFKTRAQGRLGQGEFVVALSLEREWFSPDQAKRLVDVAVGRGLLASEDGNLVPQFDPTEVTVPEGFTPDESVLREQSTFESALDAIVAAGVEKQQAVAAINERQRALAVTIEAAAVLYAREQGATVDRLAVDVREELAAEASDDAVDADEPTDDPEVA; this is encoded by the coding sequence ATGAGTTTAGAGGTCGCCGTCGCCGCCCCGTTCAAGACCCGGGCCCAAGGCCGACTCGGGCAGGGGGAGTTCGTCGTCGCGCTGTCGCTGGAACGGGAGTGGTTCTCGCCCGACCAGGCGAAGCGCCTCGTCGATGTCGCGGTGGGGCGCGGACTGTTGGCCTCCGAGGACGGTAATCTGGTCCCGCAGTTCGACCCGACGGAAGTGACCGTCCCCGAGGGGTTCACCCCGGACGAGTCGGTCCTCCGCGAGCAGTCCACCTTCGAGAGCGCGCTCGATGCGATCGTCGCCGCGGGCGTCGAAAAGCAGCAGGCGGTCGCCGCGATCAACGAGCGTCAGCGCGCGCTGGCGGTCACCATCGAGGCGGCCGCGGTCCTCTACGCCCGCGAGCAGGGCGCCACAGTCGACCGCCTCGCCGTCGACGTGCGCGAGGAGCTCGCGGCCGAGGCGAGCGATGACGCGGTCGACGCCGACGAACCGACCGACGATCCGGAGGTGGCGTGA
- a CDS encoding Na+/H+ antiporter NhaC family protein: MPRSFTPTAYEDLNPDRRPSLAAALVPVLAIVAFLGIGSGVIGLDPHPPLLWSIVFVGAFGLWLGYDWEELFDGVANGLVMGLQAILIIFTIYGLIATWVSAGTIPGLMYYGLEILTPTTFLPAAAVLAAVVAFAIGSSWTTVGTLGVAFVGIGAGLGVPAPMTVGAVLSGAYAGDKQSPLSDTTNLAAGVTNTDLYGHIRRMRTGTAIAFGLAVLGFAALGLRATGSIPAGEVAAIQGALTGTYAITVVAFVPLAVTFGLALRGYAALPTLVAGVFAGVLTTVLVQGVGFVPAWETFMYGTAPESASTTVNDLLATGGLTGSAWTITVVVAALSLGGILERTGVLAVVAHAFTSAVKSPGSLVAGTGVSAIVINALTAQQYMSIVLPGVTLRNTYDEFGLDTDQLSRAVEAAGTPTGALFPWHAGAVFMASATGVATLEYAPYFLFAFLSPLVLFGMAATGYTIDANPVAADADATDADADGRGETPAATPGSDD; encoded by the coding sequence ATGCCACGCTCGTTCACGCCCACGGCATACGAGGACCTCAACCCCGACCGCCGCCCGAGCCTCGCGGCGGCGCTGGTCCCGGTCCTCGCCATCGTGGCGTTCCTCGGTATCGGCTCAGGCGTCATCGGTCTCGATCCGCACCCGCCGCTCCTCTGGAGTATCGTCTTCGTCGGCGCGTTCGGCCTGTGGCTCGGCTACGACTGGGAGGAGCTGTTCGACGGAGTCGCGAACGGACTCGTGATGGGGCTACAGGCGATCCTCATCATCTTCACCATCTACGGACTGATCGCCACGTGGGTCAGCGCCGGCACGATCCCGGGGCTGATGTACTACGGGCTGGAGATCCTCACGCCGACGACGTTCCTCCCGGCGGCCGCGGTCCTCGCCGCCGTCGTCGCGTTCGCCATCGGCTCCTCGTGGACCACGGTGGGGACGCTCGGCGTCGCCTTCGTCGGCATCGGCGCGGGGCTCGGCGTGCCCGCTCCGATGACGGTCGGAGCCGTCCTCTCTGGCGCGTACGCGGGCGACAAGCAGTCGCCGCTCTCCGACACGACGAACCTCGCGGCCGGCGTCACCAACACCGACCTGTACGGGCACATTCGTCGGATGCGGACCGGCACCGCCATCGCCTTCGGACTCGCCGTGCTCGGCTTTGCCGCCCTCGGTCTCCGGGCGACCGGAAGCATCCCGGCGGGCGAGGTCGCGGCGATCCAGGGCGCGCTCACCGGGACGTACGCGATCACCGTCGTCGCCTTCGTCCCGCTCGCCGTCACCTTCGGGCTGGCGCTGCGGGGGTACGCGGCGCTCCCGACGCTCGTCGCGGGCGTGTTCGCCGGCGTCCTCACGACGGTCCTCGTCCAGGGCGTCGGCTTCGTCCCCGCGTGGGAGACGTTCATGTACGGCACCGCGCCGGAGTCGGCCTCGACGACGGTGAACGACCTCCTCGCGACCGGCGGCCTCACCGGCTCCGCGTGGACGATCACGGTTGTCGTCGCCGCGCTGTCGCTCGGCGGCATCTTGGAGCGTACGGGCGTCCTCGCGGTCGTCGCCCACGCGTTCACCTCGGCGGTGAAGAGTCCGGGGTCGCTCGTCGCCGGCACGGGCGTCTCGGCGATCGTCATCAACGCGCTCACCGCCCAGCAGTACATGAGCATCGTGCTCCCGGGCGTCACGCTCCGGAACACCTACGACGAGTTCGGACTGGACACCGACCAGCTCTCGCGCGCGGTCGAGGCGGCCGGGACGCCGACCGGCGCGCTGTTCCCGTGGCACGCGGGCGCCGTCTTCATGGCGAGCGCTACCGGCGTGGCGACGCTGGAGTACGCGCCGTACTTCCTGTTCGCGTTCCTCTCGCCGCTCGTGTTGTTCGGCATGGCCGCGACCGGCTACACCATCGACGCGAACCCGGTGGCGGCCGACGCGGACGCCACCGACGCGGACGCCGACGGTCGCGGCGAGACGCCGGCTGCGACCCCGGGAAGCGACGACTGA
- a CDS encoding GTPase, with product MIFEGLPTTPRAEELVDKAFSRAARAGRAKRGHEAQESMLRTAGNVLSDNLENVVTSWPDFGFDVDPFYYELADAIVDVDRLRQALSQVMWASRQIEDLRDEYTTKIRSSDVDTARKHRKQAFARMADVMDQIEDDLRYIGDSRDQLKVLPDVRPDEPAIVVAGYPNVGKSSFVNRVTRASNQIAEYPFTTKGVQIGHFDRDRVRYQIVDTPGLLDRPEDERNDIERQAVSALEHLADAVVFVLDPSGDCGYPLDVQLELREEARELFGADVPLLTVANKHDRFEAVKAESVDATMSVTEDENVETVLDTAVDAVGHEPDLPTRDGE from the coding sequence ATGATATTTGAGGGCCTCCCGACGACTCCGCGCGCGGAGGAACTCGTCGACAAGGCGTTCTCTCGGGCGGCGCGGGCCGGGCGCGCGAAGCGCGGCCACGAGGCGCAGGAGTCGATGCTGCGGACCGCCGGCAACGTGCTCTCGGACAACCTGGAGAACGTCGTCACCTCGTGGCCCGACTTCGGCTTCGACGTCGACCCGTTCTACTACGAGCTCGCCGACGCCATCGTCGACGTCGACCGCCTCCGACAGGCGCTCTCGCAGGTGATGTGGGCCAGCCGCCAGATCGAGGACCTCCGCGACGAGTACACCACGAAGATCCGCAGCTCGGACGTCGACACCGCGCGGAAACACCGTAAGCAGGCGTTCGCGCGCATGGCGGACGTGATGGACCAGATCGAAGACGACCTGCGGTACATCGGTGACTCGCGCGACCAGCTGAAGGTACTCCCCGACGTGCGGCCCGACGAGCCGGCCATCGTCGTCGCCGGCTATCCAAACGTCGGGAAGTCCTCGTTTGTCAACCGAGTGACGCGGGCGTCGAATCAGATCGCGGAGTACCCGTTCACCACGAAGGGCGTCCAGATCGGCCACTTCGATCGGGACCGCGTCCGATACCAGATCGTCGACACGCCCGGGCTGCTCGATCGCCCGGAAGACGAGCGCAACGACATCGAGCGGCAGGCGGTGAGCGCCTTAGAGCACCTCGCGGACGCGGTCGTCTTCGTGCTCGACCCCTCCGGCGACTGCGGCTACCCGCTGGACGTCCAGCTCGAACTCCGCGAGGAGGCCCGCGAGCTGTTCGGCGCGGACGTGCCGCTGCTCACCGTGGCGAACAAACACGACCGCTTCGAGGCGGTCAAAGCGGAGTCCGTCGACGCGACGATGAGCGTCACGGAAGACGAGAACGTCGAGACCGTCCTCGACACCGCCGTCGACGCGGTCGGCCACGAGCCGGACCTTCCCACCCGCGACGGCGAGTAG
- a CDS encoding SIMPL domain-containing protein, whose translation MDRRLTALIGIAALVALAGCSGLAGTAAPTDSGDEAQLERSIEVTAAGEATSAPDRATLRVAVTATGEDAAAVRDELDAGDEELRGALTDWGLDGDAIRTDEYDVRESYETRDDPNRTRYEGVHQYAIELDDVDAVGEVIDVAIDAGADEVQRIQFGLSEEREDEIREEAITNAMSNAGDDATALANASGLEVSGVYEVSTAQSRSTPHVAESYDAAADGGDAGASTAVETGDVSVSVSVNVVYEATPA comes from the coding sequence ATGGACAGACGACTGACGGCGCTCATCGGCATCGCGGCGCTCGTCGCGCTGGCCGGCTGCTCGGGGCTGGCCGGGACGGCCGCACCGACCGACAGCGGCGACGAGGCGCAACTGGAACGGAGCATCGAAGTGACGGCCGCCGGCGAGGCGACGTCGGCGCCGGACCGCGCCACGCTCCGCGTCGCGGTGACCGCGACGGGCGAGGACGCCGCGGCGGTCCGCGACGAGCTGGACGCCGGCGACGAGGAACTACGGGGGGCCTTGACCGACTGGGGACTCGACGGCGACGCGATCCGGACCGACGAGTACGACGTTCGCGAGAGCTACGAGACCCGCGACGACCCGAACCGGACGCGCTACGAAGGGGTCCACCAGTACGCGATCGAACTCGACGACGTAGACGCCGTCGGTGAGGTCATCGACGTCGCGATCGACGCGGGCGCGGACGAGGTCCAGCGGATCCAGTTCGGCCTGAGCGAGGAGCGAGAAGACGAGATCCGCGAGGAGGCCATCACGAACGCCATGTCGAACGCCGGCGACGACGCGACCGCGCTCGCCAACGCGAGCGGGCTGGAGGTGTCCGGCGTCTACGAGGTGTCGACCGCGCAGTCGCGGTCGACCCCCCACGTGGCCGAGAGCTACGACGCGGCGGCCGACGGGGGCGACGCGGGCGCCTCGACCGCCGTCGAGACCGGCGACGTGAGCGTGAGCGTCTCCGTGAACGTCGTGTACGAGGCGACGCCGGCCTGA
- a CDS encoding formate/nitrite transporter family protein translates to MTDSERPDDDSMREVVERSRSGAPAVGEAVRDRFSSDEVFQRIIAAADEEVTSGSRELFFSGLAAGLAITITFMLYASLTASTDSHPILSVMLYPLGFIYIIIGGYQLYTENTLPPVALSLERLASLPTLLRHWTIVLAGNFTGGAFGAVVLSYGGVFTGDTVDAAVKISSSGFELGFWPLFFKAAMAGLIVAGVVWVGFASTDSFTRLAVVYLAFLAIPLGNLYHVVVSFTEVLYLIFAQNLGQTSGAVGLYDGLVGFVVPVLLGNTIGGVVLVTLVNYFQTSEERLEEARFEGMSRRLTVPEWVFGRAAGRSYVPTLDATEATLFAGEGYRIMVPITNSRTDGPIVELAARLASSHEDGVVHIVHVVQAPERMSLSSGDAGQRIADVSAEGMANLRSTAADYDVEVSTSTVVSHRSFEEVFNMARRTRPNSVLMGWGDDQLWNAARAERPIDELTNQLPCDFLILNEQELDASRILIPTSGGPDSDLSAEVAQVLADTADAEVTLLHVVDGPENRENGRSFLAAWADEHGLTDAEFVVDDGGDIEPAIVEAAADKTLVIIGATEKGLLSRLVSNSLHLDVIHDVDASVLLTERPSARSLRQRLFGSGARNADVPGGGVERDPEESRGTHVRDAASDAPSDAETDAGGDDPAGDDADTVDSAAVVDVPDDGSAGPDLTDEDLDDEQPHLDDAYVADHDEADEEAAGEGGGESDEGGDDEDGNDEDGDRDASNR, encoded by the coding sequence GTGACCGACTCAGAGCGACCCGACGACGATTCGATGCGAGAGGTCGTCGAGCGGTCCCGCAGCGGCGCACCGGCGGTCGGTGAGGCCGTCAGGGACCGGTTCTCCTCCGACGAGGTGTTCCAGCGGATCATCGCCGCCGCGGACGAGGAGGTGACCTCGGGGAGCCGCGAGCTGTTCTTCAGCGGGCTCGCGGCGGGGCTGGCGATCACGATCACGTTCATGCTGTACGCCTCGCTGACGGCGTCGACCGACTCCCATCCGATCTTGAGCGTCATGCTGTACCCGCTCGGGTTCATCTACATCATCATCGGGGGGTACCAGCTGTACACCGAGAACACGCTCCCGCCGGTGGCGCTCTCGCTCGAACGGCTCGCGAGCCTCCCGACGCTGCTACGCCACTGGACCATCGTCCTCGCGGGGAACTTCACCGGCGGCGCGTTCGGGGCGGTCGTCCTCTCGTACGGCGGCGTCTTCACGGGCGACACCGTCGACGCCGCCGTCAAGATCTCCAGCTCCGGCTTCGAGCTGGGCTTCTGGCCGCTCTTTTTCAAGGCCGCGATGGCGGGGCTGATCGTCGCCGGGGTCGTCTGGGTCGGCTTCGCCTCGACGGACTCGTTCACTCGGCTCGCGGTCGTCTACCTCGCGTTCCTCGCGATCCCGCTCGGGAACCTCTACCACGTCGTCGTCTCGTTCACGGAGGTGCTGTACCTGATCTTCGCACAGAACCTGGGCCAGACCTCGGGCGCGGTCGGTCTCTACGACGGGCTCGTCGGGTTCGTCGTCCCGGTGTTACTCGGGAACACCATCGGCGGGGTCGTCCTAGTCACGCTCGTCAACTACTTCCAGACCAGCGAGGAGCGCCTCGAAGAGGCGCGCTTCGAGGGCATGAGCCGGCGGCTCACCGTGCCGGAGTGGGTGTTCGGCCGCGCGGCCGGACGGTCGTACGTCCCCACCCTCGACGCCACGGAGGCGACGCTGTTCGCGGGCGAGGGGTACCGGATCATGGTGCCCATCACGAACTCCCGGACCGACGGCCCGATCGTCGAGCTGGCGGCGCGGCTCGCGAGCAGCCACGAGGACGGCGTCGTCCACATCGTCCACGTCGTCCAGGCGCCGGAGCGCATGTCGCTGTCCTCCGGGGACGCGGGTCAGCGGATCGCGGACGTCTCCGCCGAAGGGATGGCGAACCTCCGGTCGACGGCGGCCGACTACGACGTCGAGGTGTCGACGTCGACGGTCGTCTCACACCGCTCGTTCGAGGAGGTGTTCAACATGGCCCGCCGGACGCGTCCGAACTCGGTGCTGATGGGCTGGGGCGACGACCAGCTGTGGAACGCCGCCCGCGCGGAGCGCCCCATCGACGAGCTCACGAACCAGCTCCCCTGCGACTTCCTCATCCTGAACGAGCAGGAACTGGACGCCTCGCGGATCCTCATCCCCACCTCCGGGGGACCGGACTCGGACCTGAGCGCGGAGGTGGCGCAGGTGCTTGCCGACACCGCCGACGCCGAAGTGACACTGCTCCACGTGGTCGACGGCCCGGAGAACCGGGAGAACGGGAGGTCGTTCCTCGCGGCGTGGGCCGACGAACACGGCCTCACGGACGCCGAGTTCGTCGTCGACGACGGCGGTGACATCGAGCCGGCCATCGTCGAGGCGGCGGCCGACAAGACGCTCGTTATCATCGGCGCGACGGAGAAGGGACTGCTCTCGCGGCTGGTGTCGAACTCGCTCCACCTCGACGTCATCCACGACGTCGACGCCTCGGTCCTGCTCACCGAGCGCCCGAGCGCCCGGTCGCTCCGTCAGCGGCTGTTCGGCTCGGGCGCCCGAAACGCCGACGTGCCCGGCGGCGGCGTCGAGCGCGATCCCGAGGAGTCGCGCGGGACCCACGTCCGGGACGCCGCGAGCGACGCCCCGAGCGACGCCGAGACCGACGCGGGCGGAGACGACCCGGCCGGTGACGACGCGGACACCGTCGACTCGGCGGCCGTCGTCGACGTTCCGGACGACGGCTCGGCGGGTCCCGACCTGACCGACGAGGACCTCGACGACGAGCAGCCGCACCTCGACGACGCGTACGTCGCGGACCACGACGAGGCGGACGAGGAGGCGGCCGGCGAGGGCGGAGGCGAGAGCGACGAGGGCGGAGACGATGAGGACGGAAACGACGAGGACGGAGACCGCGACGCGTCGAACCGCTGA
- a CDS encoding TIGR00341 family protein has translation MIPAGKRAAVVRALDDEGVDCVVTDETSGREYTAVATFPLPTAAVEPVLDRLREAGIDGSTYTVIVAAETVISRRFEALRDEYEENAEHGGDHISREELQAKADGLASGLGTYVLMTVISAVIATAGLLLDSPATVVGSMVIAPLIGPAMSAAVGTVVDDEALFRRGVRMQVLGVAVAVLAATLFAFALRSLALVPPGLDPLELAEVSERLAPNVLVLVVAVGAGIAGIVSLMTGVSATLVGVMIAVALIPPAAAVGVGIAFRIPRLVIGAGVIVAVNVLSIDLSALVMLWYEGYRPQRWFREDDARAAFLKRVGVLVAAIALLSVFLGGVTYESYVASTTETDIRAAASDELTALNSEYELLELTVERTGTVPPLETDRAVVTVGVPPGGTVDGIAPALDDRIETVVDGEVAVEVRTVTVERA, from the coding sequence ATGATTCCGGCGGGCAAGCGCGCGGCGGTCGTCCGCGCGCTCGACGACGAGGGGGTCGACTGCGTCGTCACCGACGAGACGAGCGGCCGGGAGTACACCGCGGTCGCGACCTTCCCGCTGCCGACGGCCGCCGTCGAACCCGTCCTCGATCGGCTGCGCGAGGCCGGGATCGACGGGAGCACCTACACCGTCATCGTCGCGGCCGAAACGGTCATTTCGCGGCGGTTCGAGGCGCTCCGAGACGAGTACGAGGAGAACGCCGAACACGGCGGCGACCACATCTCCCGGGAGGAGCTTCAGGCGAAGGCGGACGGACTCGCGTCGGGGCTGGGGACCTACGTGCTGATGACCGTCATTTCTGCGGTGATCGCGACGGCGGGGCTGCTGCTGGACTCCCCCGCGACCGTGGTCGGGTCGATGGTGATCGCGCCGCTCATCGGCCCGGCGATGTCGGCCGCGGTCGGCACCGTCGTCGACGACGAGGCGCTGTTCCGGCGCGGCGTGCGGATGCAGGTGCTGGGCGTCGCGGTCGCGGTCCTCGCGGCGACGCTGTTCGCGTTCGCGCTGCGCTCGCTCGCACTGGTCCCGCCCGGGCTCGACCCGCTCGAACTCGCGGAGGTGTCCGAACGGCTCGCGCCGAACGTCCTCGTCCTCGTCGTCGCGGTCGGCGCCGGGATCGCGGGTATCGTCTCGCTGATGACCGGCGTCTCCGCGACGCTCGTCGGCGTGATGATCGCGGTGGCGCTCATCCCGCCCGCGGCCGCGGTCGGCGTCGGGATCGCCTTCCGCATTCCGCGGCTCGTGATCGGCGCGGGCGTCATCGTCGCGGTGAACGTCCTCTCGATCGATCTCTCGGCGCTCGTCATGCTGTGGTACGAGGGGTACCGCCCGCAGCGGTGGTTCCGCGAGGACGACGCGCGCGCCGCGTTCCTCAAGCGCGTCGGCGTCCTCGTCGCCGCCATCGCGCTCCTCTCGGTGTTCCTCGGCGGCGTCACCTACGAGTCGTACGTCGCCTCGACCACCGAGACCGACATCCGAGCCGCCGCGAGCGACGAGCTGACGGCGCTGAACTCGGAGTACGAACTGCTCGAACTGACCGTCGAGCGGACCGGAACGGTTCCACCGCTCGAAACCGATCGGGCGGTGGTCACGGTCGGCGTACCGCCCGGCGGCACCGTCGATGGAATCGCGCCCGCGCTCGACGACCGGATCGAGACCGTGGTCGACGGCGAGGTCGCCGTCGAGGTCCGAACGGTGACCGTCGAGCGCGCCTGA
- a CDS encoding homoserine kinase, giving the protein MVTVRAPATSANLGSGFDVFGAALSRPADVVTVERAAETTIEVTGVGAQYIPEDPEKNTVGAVVEALDAPARIHIDKGVRPASGLGSSAASAAGAAVALNRLYDRGLSREELVPIAAEGEAVVSGVAHSDNVAPSILGGFTVTTAGGTRSVDAAIPLVVCLPDVAVSTRDARRVVPETASMEDVVETVGNAATLAVGMCRSDPDLVGLGMDDPVVTPERARLITGYDEVREAAFDVGATGVTVSGAGPAVIAACRERDRRDIAAAMLDAFAGAGIEARAYQTRIGRESTVIDE; this is encoded by the coding sequence ATGGTAACGGTACGGGCCCCCGCGACGAGCGCGAACCTCGGGAGCGGCTTCGACGTGTTCGGGGCGGCCCTCTCGCGGCCGGCGGACGTCGTCACGGTCGAGCGGGCGGCAGAGACGACGATCGAGGTCACGGGCGTCGGCGCGCAGTACATCCCGGAGGACCCCGAGAAGAACACGGTCGGCGCCGTCGTCGAGGCGCTCGACGCGCCCGCACGGATCCACATCGACAAGGGCGTGCGCCCGGCCTCCGGACTCGGCTCCTCGGCCGCGAGCGCCGCGGGGGCCGCGGTCGCGCTCAACCGGCTGTACGACCGCGGGCTCTCCCGCGAGGAGCTGGTCCCGATCGCCGCCGAGGGCGAGGCGGTCGTCTCCGGCGTCGCCCACTCGGACAACGTCGCACCCTCGATCCTCGGCGGCTTCACCGTGACGACCGCCGGAGGAACCCGCTCGGTCGACGCCGCGATCCCCCTCGTCGTCTGCCTGCCCGACGTCGCGGTGTCGACCCGGGACGCGCGCCGGGTCGTCCCCGAGACCGCCTCGATGGAGGACGTCGTCGAGACGGTCGGTAACGCGGCGACGCTCGCGGTCGGGATGTGCCGCTCGGACCCCGACCTCGTCGGTCTCGGCATGGACGACCCGGTGGTCACCCCCGAGCGTGCCCGCCTGATCACCGGCTACGACGAGGTCCGCGAGGCCGCCTTCGACGTGGGTGCGACCGGAGTCACCGTCAGCGGCGCCGGCCCGGCGGTGATCGCCGCCTGCCGCGAGCGCGACCGCCGGGACATCGCCGCTGCGATGCTCGACGCCTTCGCCGGCGCCGGGATCGAGGCGCGGGCGTACCAGACGCGGATCGGCCGCGAATCGACGGTGATCGACGAATAG
- a CDS encoding dihydrofolate reductase, protein MAGESAGPTGADDGDDGRAVDPDGGSDPDLVLVAAVAENGVIGVDGGMPWHYPADLAHFKGLTTGHPVVVGRKTYERVVDRIGGPLPDRTSVVLTTRAIGDGDLSDGAVVANDLDEAVSRATADAADRGVDTVYVIGGAAVYEGFLDRADRLVITEIPERPDGDTRFPERDADAWTEVDRETDGELAFVTYERR, encoded by the coding sequence ATGGCGGGCGAGTCCGCCGGACCGACCGGGGCCGACGACGGGGACGACGGACGCGCGGTCGACCCGGACGGCGGATCGGATCCCGACCTCGTCCTCGTCGCCGCCGTCGCCGAGAACGGCGTGATCGGCGTCGACGGCGGGATGCCCTGGCACTACCCCGCGGATCTGGCGCATTTCAAGGGACTGACGACCGGCCACCCGGTGGTCGTCGGCCGGAAGACGTACGAGCGCGTCGTCGACAGGATCGGGGGTCCCCTCCCCGACCGGACCAGCGTCGTGTTGACGACCCGGGCGATCGGCGACGGCGACCTCTCCGACGGCGCGGTCGTCGCCAACGACCTCGACGAGGCCGTCTCGCGCGCGACCGCGGACGCCGCCGACCGCGGCGTCGATACCGTCTACGTCATCGGCGGCGCGGCGGTGTACGAGGGGTTCCTCGACCGCGCCGACCGGCTGGTGATCACCGAGATTCCCGAGCGTCCCGACGGCGACACGCGCTTCCCCGAGCGGGACGCCGACGCGTGGACCGAAGTCGACCGCGAGACCGACGGCGAGCTCGCGTTCGTCACCTACGAGCGACGCTGA